A window of the Henckelia pumila isolate YLH828 chromosome 3, ASM3356847v2, whole genome shotgun sequence genome harbors these coding sequences:
- the LOC140893636 gene encoding uncharacterized protein isoform X2, with product MSLDQIFKLKSKNECGVVIEEYETTEKDEDEVNLYEMKKEINEGVGSDKENDDSGTSDLNKGVNCAGTPEKNEIVGCENVSETGDNSKGMSYVSNEIEANSGIGFENGSKIGDDSKGVSCSATSDAVKEKDDAVVYEYDYESGDNSKVVSSSSTFDAVKGVTLVVGVEQIPAIQSSIVDTGLIARRKEKHQCL from the exons ATGAGTTTGGATCAGATTTTCAAATTGAAGAGTAAAAATGAGTGTGGAGTTGTGATCGAGGAGTACGAGACTACTGAGAAAGATGAGGACGAG GTTAATTTGTATGAAATGAAGAAAGAAATTAATGAGGGTGTAG GAAGTGATAAAGAAAATGATGATTCTGGCACCTCTGATTTGAACAAAGGTGTGAATTGTGCTGGTACTcctgaaaaaaatgaaatagtagGCTGTGAGAATGTTTCTGAGACGGGTGATAATAGCAAAGGTATGAGCTATGTTTCTAATGAGATTGAAGCGAACAGTGGTATAGGATTTGAAAATGGTTCTAAAATAGGTGATGATAGCAAAGGTGTGAGTTGTAGTGCTACCTCTGATGCGGTCAAGGAAAAAGATGATGCGGTAGTATATGAATATGATTATGAAAGTGGTGATAATAGCAAAGTTGTGAGTTCCAGCTCCACCTTTGATGCGGTCAAAGGTGTCACTCTTGTAGTAGGAGTTGAGCAAATCCCAGCTATTCAATCTTCAATTGTGGATACGGGGTTGATcgcaagaagaaaagaaaagcatCAATGTTTGTGA
- the LOC140893636 gene encoding uncharacterized protein isoform X1: protein MAWVYERIPSLAVPRSLKMLPRLFRWGDSKILLKTTKAKSLLKSIDLTKVNLYEMKKEINEGVGSDKENDDSGTSDLNKGVNCAGTPEKNEIVGCENVSETGDNSKGMSYVSNEIEANSGIGFENGSKIGDDSKGVSCSATSDAVKEKDDAVVYEYDYESGDNSKVVSSSSTFDAVKGVTLVVGVEQIPAIQSSIVDTGLIARRKEKHQCL, encoded by the exons ATG GCTTGGGTGTATGAGAGGATTCCTTCATTGGCTGTTCCTCGTAGTTTAAAAATGTTACCTCGATTGTTTCGATGGGGTGACAGTAAGATTCTTTTGAAGACTACTAAAGCCAAATCATTGTTGAAATCTATTGATTTAACGAAG GTTAATTTGTATGAAATGAAGAAAGAAATTAATGAGGGTGTAG GAAGTGATAAAGAAAATGATGATTCTGGCACCTCTGATTTGAACAAAGGTGTGAATTGTGCTGGTACTcctgaaaaaaatgaaatagtagGCTGTGAGAATGTTTCTGAGACGGGTGATAATAGCAAAGGTATGAGCTATGTTTCTAATGAGATTGAAGCGAACAGTGGTATAGGATTTGAAAATGGTTCTAAAATAGGTGATGATAGCAAAGGTGTGAGTTGTAGTGCTACCTCTGATGCGGTCAAGGAAAAAGATGATGCGGTAGTATATGAATATGATTATGAAAGTGGTGATAATAGCAAAGTTGTGAGTTCCAGCTCCACCTTTGATGCGGTCAAAGGTGTCACTCTTGTAGTAGGAGTTGAGCAAATCCCAGCTATTCAATCTTCAATTGTGGATACGGGGTTGATcgcaagaagaaaagaaaagcatCAATGTTTGTGA